In Erigeron canadensis isolate Cc75 chromosome 6, C_canadensis_v1, whole genome shotgun sequence, the following are encoded in one genomic region:
- the LOC122605222 gene encoding uncharacterized protein LOC122605222, whose protein sequence is MTEVIVSLESVLTLQLQTPRKSLITRMVDVLPPFNSTSDDAAKMQKQVMHMKKFLERNGALALEDQLQILGAMNTFSANTLKLATRNYASDMIIGKEAMLPCTKESYQTIVLWQSRRPRYLSRGNRRSSC, encoded by the exons ATGACCGAGGTTATAGTTAGTCTGGAATCTGTACTTACCTTGCAATTGCAAACTCCAAGAAAGTCGTTAATTACTAGAATGGTTGATGTGCTTCCTCCCTTCAACTCCACCAGCGATGATGCAG CCAAGATGCAGAAGCAAGTGATGCATATGAAAAAATTCTTGGAGCGCAACGGCGCTCTTGCATTGGAAGATCAACTACAAATCCTCGGTGCCATGAATACGTTTAGTGCTAATACATTGAAACTAGCGACTCGGAATTATGCCAGCGATATGATTATAGGAAAGGAGGCTATGCTACCGTGTACAAAGGAATCCTACCAGACAATTGTGTTGTGGCAATCAAGAAGGCCAAGGTATCTGAGTCGGGGCAATCGGAGGAGCAGTTGTTAA
- the LOC122604117 gene encoding uncharacterized protein LOC122604117 codes for MAKKVNDGNNVKEERIQWNVKMDVVFIEAMRKEHDDGNRIGGTFTSLAYSNMVNYLKEHLQREFTKEHLMNRLKTLKLHFSQCYDLFRGLMMRGFAWNSETNLIEAEEELWETLIKEKPEAAKWKNKQICHYEELLYLFAEDRATGASAITTKERKNMLNNGKRVETIEEIDQLLESDVIVLETPPNIDNIHAATTTKPSKENLPTIKAKNKKKRKPEEEEDFQGKVMSSIKDVAEAIRENTKVMKSSRPHVYFEEEIYIGLESMDLAPNEIRKVYLYLVEHPGKTRALFGCPYIMRREMLEEMMTASDSNNCVLIVLLSM; via the exons ATGGCGAAAAAAGTTAATGATGGAAATAACGTGAAGGAAGAGAGGATTCAATGGAATGTCAAGATGGATGTGGTTTTCATTGAAGCTATGAGGAAGGAACATGATGATGGGAATAGAATTGGTGGAACATTTACTTCTCTTGCGTATAGTAATATGGTGAATTATTTAAAAGAACATCTTCAAAGGGAGTTTACAAAAGAGCATTTGATGAACCGATTGAAAACTCTTAAACTCCATTTTTCTCAATGCTATGATCTGTTTCGGGGACTTATGATGCGTGGCTTCGCATGGAATTCTGAGACAAACTTAATTGAGGCTGAGGAAGAACTATGGGAAACACTAATCAAA GAAAAGCCTGAAGCTGCAAAGtggaaaaacaaacaaatatgtcATTACGAAGAATTATTGTATTTGTTTGCAGAAGATAGAGCAACAGGTGCATCTGCTATAACTACAAAAGAGaggaaaaatatgttaaacaaTGGTAAAAGAGTGGAAACAATTGAAGAGATTGATCAATTGTTAGAATCTGATGTGATTGTTTTGGAGACTCCTCCTAATATAGATAATATTCATGCTGCAACAACTACAAAACCTTCTAAAGAGAATCTTCCGACTATAaaggcaaaaaataaaaagaaaaggaaaccaGAAGAGGAGGAGGATTTCCAAGGTAAGGTCATGAGTTCCATTAAGGATGTAGCTGAAGCTATTCGAGAAAATACAaag GTAATGAAGAGCTCACGTCCACATGTTTACTTTGAGGAGGAGATCTACATAGGACTAGAGAGTATGGATTTGGCTCCAAATGAGATTAGGAAAGTTTATCTTTATTTGGTGGAACATCCGGGAAAAACACGTGCACTGTTTGGATGCCCTTACATTATGCGGAGGGAAATGCTAGAAGAAATGATGACTGCAAGTGACTCAAATAATTGTGTTTTGATTGTTCTATTATCAATGTAA